Proteins co-encoded in one Bremerella sp. TYQ1 genomic window:
- a CDS encoding BatA domain-containing protein gives MSVLSGLFLLGGAAILGPILFHLIRRTPKARYEFSSLLFLEPTPPKLTKRSRFDQWLLLLLRSLVILLLAFAFMRPFFRTEAELLGANAPNRYVAILIDQSASMRRSEMWDKTLTEVRSILDNLEATDEVSLFAYADELTPLVSQEEAPTVDGPARHELVRQRLKELKPTWGASNLGSALLSVSERLTTAKDQQQSNASMQIVLITDLQQGTNLESLQAAEWNQGVQVDLHRIEPENPTNAKAILLDTKSPGDELTAVPKVRVRTSADATHDSFFVAWGNAEGEKSQPVPFYVPPGESLVLGVPRDIAMAAPDRILLTGDEPSMDFDNTYYVVPPIQKIVRIGYVGNEDVDDPADMLFYLSRAFGETPDRRVEIASADSIDDLKLDGVSPPQIVFISQPATSDQRAKLDRYLDDGGNVLVILKTDEMAKDMGDWLGGVAMAQSAESEPSTRASYTMLEQIDFQSPLFLPFANARYNDFTNIRFWKFRPVNAPADAQVLARFDTGHPAIWQVSRGQGELYVMTSGWHKEDSQLALSTKFIPLLSRWLELSDAAKLDTKNFVVDQDIPLPEADKERTILFPDGQTISIAATATTFSDASEPGIYTLIIGEEHLPFAVNLAESESDTQPLDASYLEQLGVVLGEAPTTSETLDQQRQLRDLELEQRQKVWKWLIVAVLILLGAETILGRLRSRTSTPNLGDSA, from the coding sequence ATGAGTGTGTTGTCAGGTCTGTTCCTGCTAGGTGGGGCAGCCATCCTAGGGCCTATCTTGTTTCATCTCATCCGTCGCACGCCCAAGGCGCGATATGAGTTCAGTTCGCTTCTTTTTCTTGAGCCAACACCGCCAAAGCTAACAAAACGCAGCCGTTTCGATCAGTGGCTTCTACTTTTGCTGCGTTCACTGGTCATCTTGTTACTCGCATTTGCGTTCATGCGTCCGTTTTTCCGTACCGAAGCAGAGCTGTTGGGCGCGAATGCCCCAAATCGCTATGTCGCCATTTTGATCGATCAAAGTGCCAGCATGCGACGCAGTGAAATGTGGGACAAGACGCTAACAGAAGTCCGCTCGATACTCGACAATCTCGAAGCAACGGATGAAGTCTCTTTATTTGCGTATGCAGATGAGTTAACGCCGCTTGTATCACAGGAAGAGGCACCCACCGTCGACGGTCCAGCGCGTCATGAACTGGTTCGTCAAAGATTAAAAGAGTTAAAGCCAACTTGGGGAGCAAGCAATCTTGGCAGCGCCCTTTTGAGTGTGTCAGAGAGACTCACGACTGCCAAAGATCAGCAACAGTCCAACGCGTCGATGCAAATCGTACTTATAACGGACCTCCAACAAGGCACGAATCTCGAATCGCTCCAGGCAGCAGAGTGGAACCAAGGTGTTCAAGTCGACTTACATCGGATCGAGCCAGAGAACCCCACGAATGCAAAAGCAATTCTACTGGATACCAAATCGCCTGGGGATGAGCTAACCGCAGTTCCGAAGGTACGCGTGCGAACTTCCGCGGATGCGACACACGACAGTTTCTTTGTTGCCTGGGGCAACGCTGAAGGTGAGAAGTCGCAGCCAGTTCCTTTTTATGTACCGCCAGGCGAGAGTCTAGTCCTCGGTGTACCGAGGGACATCGCCATGGCAGCGCCCGATCGAATTCTGCTGACCGGCGATGAACCAAGCATGGACTTCGACAACACCTATTATGTGGTGCCGCCTATTCAGAAGATCGTGCGGATCGGTTATGTCGGGAACGAAGACGTGGATGACCCAGCCGACATGCTGTTCTATCTGAGTAGAGCCTTCGGAGAAACGCCGGACCGGCGAGTCGAGATTGCCTCGGCCGACTCCATCGACGACCTGAAGTTAGACGGAGTGAGCCCTCCTCAAATCGTGTTCATTTCGCAACCCGCAACTAGCGATCAACGTGCGAAGCTGGATAGGTATTTGGACGATGGCGGCAATGTCCTAGTCATACTTAAGACAGATGAGATGGCAAAGGACATGGGAGATTGGCTCGGCGGAGTAGCCATGGCCCAAAGTGCTGAGTCGGAACCAAGCACGCGTGCTTCTTACACGATGCTTGAGCAGATCGACTTTCAAAGCCCGCTGTTCCTACCCTTTGCTAACGCTCGCTACAACGACTTCACGAACATCCGCTTCTGGAAGTTTCGCCCAGTCAATGCTCCGGCTGATGCCCAGGTACTTGCTCGATTTGACACAGGGCATCCTGCCATCTGGCAAGTGTCACGTGGCCAAGGGGAACTCTACGTCATGACTTCTGGCTGGCATAAAGAAGATAGCCAGTTGGCGTTGTCCACCAAGTTCATACCGTTGCTTTCGCGTTGGCTGGAACTTTCAGATGCCGCGAAACTGGATACGAAGAATTTCGTCGTGGATCAGGACATTCCGTTGCCGGAAGCGGACAAAGAACGGACGATTCTTTTTCCCGATGGTCAAACAATTTCTATTGCAGCAACGGCAACCACATTTTCTGACGCCAGCGAACCAGGCATCTACACTTTGATTATTGGTGAAGAGCACTTGCCCTTTGCCGTCAATTTGGCGGAATCGGAAAGCGATACACAACCGCTCGACGCCAGCTATTTAGAACAACTTGGCGTTGTATTAGGGGAAGCACCAACGACGTCCGAAACGCTAGATCAGCAGCGTCAGCTACGTGATTTGGAACTCGAACAGCGTCAAAAAGTCTGGAAATGGCTGATCGTTGCCGTGCTCATACTGCTGGGTGCGGAAACCATTCTGGGGCGTCTGCGATCGCGTACCTCCACCCCAAACCTGGGAGATTCCGCATGA
- a CDS encoding DUF4159 domain-containing protein — protein MTLFAKPARLITAVVGLMLLGSIVLAQFEGGNPFRDNFSRRGRYNRDRGPERGARNDWEIDERFEHDAFRFARVKYTSYGWRDKWAVDFPESDLNLPHRLRELTSMEVHPESVIVELTDESLSDYPFLYLVEPGNMNLSEGEVNGLRRYLLNGGFLMVDDFWGEDEWRNFYDNIKRVFPNREPEELPLEHDIFHLVYDLAEKPMIISIGAWMRGNHTERHDAQEPHYKGIFDDKGRMMVVICHNTDLGDGWEEEGVDPRYFKEYSERFAYPLGINIITYAMTH, from the coding sequence ATGACCTTGTTTGCGAAACCAGCCAGGCTCATCACCGCCGTGGTCGGCCTTATGTTGCTCGGGAGCATAGTGCTTGCCCAGTTTGAAGGGGGCAATCCCTTTCGCGATAACTTCAGCCGTCGCGGTCGGTATAACCGCGATCGTGGCCCGGAGCGCGGAGCGCGAAACGATTGGGAGATCGACGAGCGGTTCGAGCACGATGCGTTTCGATTTGCTCGCGTGAAGTACACCTCGTACGGCTGGCGAGACAAGTGGGCCGTCGACTTTCCTGAAAGCGACTTGAATCTTCCACACCGCCTTCGCGAATTGACTTCTATGGAAGTTCATCCTGAAAGCGTGATCGTAGAGCTGACCGACGAATCGCTTTCGGACTATCCATTTTTGTACCTTGTCGAACCTGGCAACATGAACCTTTCTGAAGGCGAGGTGAATGGCCTGCGCCGTTATCTCCTCAACGGTGGTTTTCTCATGGTTGACGACTTCTGGGGCGAGGACGAATGGCGAAACTTTTACGATAACATCAAACGGGTGTTTCCTAACCGCGAACCAGAAGAACTCCCTTTAGAGCATGACATCTTTCATTTGGTATACGATCTTGCCGAGAAACCGATGATTATCAGTATCGGTGCTTGGATGCGGGGCAACCACACCGAGCGGCACGATGCTCAGGAACCGCACTACAAAGGAATCTTTGACGACAAAGGGCGAATGATGGTGGTCATCTGCCACAACACCGACTTAGGCGATGGCTGGGAAGAAGAAGGGGTCGATCCTAGATACTTCAAAGAGTATTCCGAGCGGTTCGCCTACCCATTGGGTATCAACATTATCACCTACGCCATGACACATTGA
- a CDS encoding DUF58 domain-containing protein codes for MGTFRSDSDSPKAQQYGDVSLIDPGSLMRIKSLELRARAIVEGFLSGLNRSPYHGFSVEFTEYRQYTPGDDTRYLDWKLYGRSDRYFIKCFEDETNLRCHLLVDLSRSMSFGTVGYDKADYAKTAAATLAYFLSLQRDAVGLLAFDQKIVDRIPARFRPGHIHQIMMSLERAPAGTATDIEKPLEQIAATVAKRGLVVLISDLLTPIGSLKKNLGFLRARGHEVVVLRLLDPREIDFQFEKPAMFFDVELSQEVYIDPAAARESYLSKFGEHAQSLQVICSQLGVELHTISIDRPLELMLFDLLADRLRGSRGGPRQRGARTGGAT; via the coding sequence ATGGGGACGTTCCGATCAGATTCCGATAGTCCGAAAGCACAGCAATACGGTGACGTCTCGCTGATCGATCCCGGTTCGCTCATGCGAATCAAGTCACTTGAGTTACGCGCGAGGGCGATTGTCGAAGGCTTTCTTTCAGGCTTGAATCGCTCGCCCTATCATGGATTCTCGGTTGAATTTACCGAGTATCGTCAATACACGCCCGGCGACGATACTCGGTACCTCGACTGGAAGCTGTATGGCCGCTCAGACAGATACTTCATCAAATGCTTCGAGGACGAAACCAATCTTCGCTGTCATCTGCTGGTCGACTTGAGCCGTTCTATGAGTTTCGGAACAGTGGGCTACGACAAAGCCGACTACGCGAAAACCGCGGCTGCGACGTTAGCATATTTTTTATCGCTACAGCGCGATGCCGTCGGACTGCTGGCGTTCGATCAGAAGATTGTCGATCGAATTCCTGCTCGATTCCGACCTGGCCATATCCATCAAATCATGATGAGTCTGGAACGTGCTCCGGCTGGGACGGCAACCGACATTGAAAAACCGCTAGAACAAATTGCCGCGACCGTCGCAAAACGTGGGTTGGTCGTGCTAATTTCCGATCTGCTGACACCGATTGGCTCGCTCAAGAAGAATTTAGGCTTTTTGCGAGCCCGAGGGCACGAAGTGGTAGTTCTGCGTCTGCTTGATCCCCGCGAGATCGACTTTCAGTTTGAAAAGCCTGCCATGTTTTTCGATGTGGAGTTGTCCCAAGAGGTTTACATCGACCCTGCGGCAGCGCGAGAAAGCTATTTGAGCAAATTCGGTGAACATGCTCAGTCTCTGCAGGTAATTTGCAGCCAGCTTGGCGTTGAGCTTCATACGATTTCTATCGACCGCCCCTTGGAGCTGATGTTGTTCGACCTATTGGCAGATCGATTACGTGGATCAAGGGGGGGGCCACGACAGCGAGGAGCCAGGACAGGTGGTGCAACATGA
- a CDS encoding MoxR family ATPase encodes MEGYEAEQQAVEQIRSSRERILSELSKSVIGQQEVIEQLLLCLFAGGHCLITGAPGLAKTLLVNSISKIFDLDFRRIQFTPDLMPADITGTEILEETPEGRRQLQFAKGPIFANVILADEINRTPPKTQAALLEAMQEHQVTAAGVRYPLEEPFFVLATQNPIEMEGTYPLPEAQLDRFMFNIWMDYLPEDDEVAVVNQTTSRANEPINSLFSGEDVLRFHDVVKKVPIAEALVRYAVRIADASRPKRPNTPDFVNEWVTWGAGIRAAQYLVLGAKARALLMGRPHVTAEDIKALAHVTLRHRILVGYRAEAEGITVETVIDKLLKTVPIPGAA; translated from the coding sequence ATGGAAGGCTACGAAGCCGAACAACAAGCTGTCGAGCAAATTCGCTCTAGCCGTGAACGCATTTTGAGTGAGCTTTCCAAGTCGGTCATCGGCCAACAGGAAGTGATCGAGCAACTTCTGCTTTGCTTATTTGCGGGCGGCCACTGCCTGATTACAGGCGCACCAGGCCTCGCGAAAACGCTGCTGGTCAATTCGATCTCGAAGATCTTTGACTTGGACTTTCGCCGTATCCAATTCACGCCAGATTTAATGCCCGCCGATATCACCGGCACGGAAATCCTCGAAGAAACACCCGAAGGGCGACGACAACTCCAGTTTGCCAAAGGACCCATTTTTGCGAATGTCATCCTCGCGGATGAAATCAACCGCACACCTCCGAAAACACAAGCGGCCCTGCTGGAAGCAATGCAGGAACATCAAGTGACCGCTGCCGGCGTACGTTATCCGCTGGAGGAACCATTTTTCGTACTCGCCACGCAGAACCCGATTGAAATGGAAGGGACTTATCCGTTGCCGGAGGCCCAACTCGATCGCTTCATGTTCAATATCTGGATGGACTACTTGCCGGAAGACGACGAAGTGGCGGTCGTCAATCAAACCACCTCACGAGCAAACGAGCCGATCAATTCCCTTTTTAGTGGTGAAGACGTCCTACGTTTTCATGACGTTGTTAAAAAGGTGCCCATCGCCGAGGCGCTGGTCCGATATGCTGTGCGAATTGCAGATGCTTCACGACCGAAACGCCCCAATACGCCTGATTTCGTTAACGAATGGGTTACCTGGGGGGCTGGAATTCGTGCGGCTCAGTATCTCGTCCTCGGAGCAAAAGCACGAGCACTGCTGATGGGGCGCCCACACGTGACTGCCGAAGACATCAAAGCGCTTGCTCATGTTACGCTGCGGCATCGTATTCTGGTCGGCTACCGTGCCGAGGCAGAAGGAATCACCGTCGAAACGGTGATCGACAAACTGCTGAAGACCGTGCCTATTCCAGGAGCTGCGTAA